The DNA window TCGGCTTCCCACGAGTTACGCCAGATGAACTCGCCATGGAATTCACCCTTCTCGACGTCCATGTGGCCAAGCACGGGGATCACCTGAACGCCGCCCTCGAGCATGTGCATCTGCGGTCCCGTTGCAAACGCTTCTTCGATCGTGAGATTGCCACGGATCTTGCGCGCCAATTCCGCGTCGCGCTTTCCGGACGCAAAACCCATGCGCGTGAACATTCGCCGCGTAAATTCCTGGCCGACGGAATTGACCATCTCTTCGCGCAAGCCGCCGAGTGAAGCCGCATGCAGCAACAGCATCCGGCTTTCGGACAGCCAGATCGACCCGTCGTCCGGCGAGAAGCGGATGAGCCGGCGTAGATCCAGGTCTTCGGGGAATTCGATCATCACATCTCCTCAAGCGAATGTCAGGCAACGCGTCGTGCAGCCTGATACCAAATTTTAATCATTTCGTACGCTCATCGGTAGATAAAGCTGCAACTTCTCCAAATGATAAAAACGACCTGACCTGGCGCTTCCGGTATCGCAATGCAGCATACCAATCGCGTGAAATGCCTTGGATTCAGCCTGCTGTCTCGGTGTGCATTGCAGCAGAAATGGCTTTTCTCACGCCATGAAAGGATTCCGTACAAGGTGGCACGGGGCTTGCAAACTGCTAGGGCACGAAGCTGATGAAAGCTCGTTTTGGCAGAGCGCCACGTATCGACCAACTGGAAAGGAATAAAATGAAACCCATCATCAATATCGCAGGCACCGCGCGACAAACCTTCATCGCCGCCGTAGTGTCGGTCGGCGCGGTCATGCTGCTCGGCGCTTCATCGGCTTCGGCACGGGAGCCGGCGAAGGCCGCCGCAAGCCGCGCGCCGATCGACGTCGTCAAGGAATTCCTCGAGAACACCGCTCCCGACAAGGTCGATGCCGCGGCAAAGCGGCTGGTCGCGCCCGACGCGACCTATATCTCCCTCACCTTCGACAATCCGGAGCTCAAGAAGATCGAGCCCTGGGCAGGGAAATCGACCGGCCCGGCGGGCTTCAGCACCACGTTTTCGCGCGTGGCCAAGTACTGGAAGATCGAGGATTTCAAGATCACGGACATGTTCGGCAGTGGCGAAAACGTTGCGGTGTTCGGGACCTTCACTTACCGCTCGGTGGCTGTCGGCACCTTGTTCAGTTCGCCATTCTCGATCCATTCCAAAGTGAGGAACGGGAAGATCGTGTACTTCCAGTTCATGGAGGATACCTATGCATCGGCCGCGTCGTTCCGGCAAAGCGGCAGCTGGACAGTGAAAACCGATCCAGGCGCACCGGCGTTCGAAGTGGGCAAGGGCAAATAAGACACGCTGCCCGGACGTGATGCGAAACGCCGCTTTCGCCCCGAACGCACGAGCGGCCATCTGCATGGCGGCGATTTCCTCGACATGGACAATCGCCGCCTCATCGGACCGCAAGATCGGCTTCAACTGCGCAAGGGGCGCAACGCGGCATTCGATCCACGTCCATAGAATTTCGACATTGCACGGCGCGGCGCGAACCAGCAACCAGGCGGTTTGCGGCGCGCTCCCGGCCGCCCCGCTTCATCTACCGGCTGCATTTACCGCCTTGCATCCGAAAGGAGAATCATGAACACCCATCGCACAATCGACACCGTCGCCACCAGGGACGGCACCATCATCCACTTCACCGATTGGGGACATGGCCAACCGGTCGTGTTCGGCCACGGCTGGCCGCAAACGCAGAAGGATCGCCGGAATGCCGGAATGCTGGCCTTCCCGCGCACATGACAGACACGCGGACCCGGCTGGTCCGGGCGTCACGGAAGTAGGCACGGGGAGGCAATCATGCCGGAGTCGATGTCGAGCCTGTTCAACCAGTACGGCACGCTGCTGGTGTTCGTGAATGTGCTGCTTGTTCACCTGGGCCTGCCCATTCCGGCAGTGCCTGGCCTGATCATTGCGGGTGGCCTGGTGGCGGCAGGACAGCTCGACCCGGTCCTTGTCCTTGCAGCGGCGGTGATGGCAAGCACCCTGGCGGACTATGGCTGGTACCTGGCAGGCCGCCGCCTCGGATATACCGTCCTGCGGGTTCTCTGCCGTTTTTCGCTGTCGCCCGATCTGTGCGTACGGCAGGCAGAGATCAAGTACGAGCGCTGGGGAGGCGGGCTGCTGCTGTTCGCGAAATTCGTTCCCGGGGCGGCCTTGCTCGCCCCGCCCCTGGCAGGCATCTTGCACATGCCGTGCCATCGCTTCCTGGTGTATGCGGGCATGGGAGGTTTGTTGTGGGCAGGTACTTTCATCGCCATCGGTTACGCCCTGGACGTACAGGCAGGCACCGTCATTGCGGTGCTGGAACGCGTGGGCATCTACACGGCACTGGCCACGGCGACCATGCTGGCGAGTTATGTTCTCGTCCGCCTGCTGCATCGCCAGCGCCGGCTCCGCGTGGTCGAGGCGATGCGGATCAGTGCAAGGCAGGCGCAGCACCTTCTGTCGGCACCAGCAGGCGCGGTTCTGGTCGATGTCCGCTCCGCCGCCGCGAGAAACCTGGACGGCAGGCAGCTTCCTGGCGCGATGGTCTTCGATGTCGACGAGCTGGAGAAGATCGTCCGCTCGATCCCCAGGGAGGCGCACGTGGTGATCTTTTGCGCCTGCCCGGACGAGGTATCGTCCGCCCACGTGACAAGTCGGCTGAGGCGGCTGGGCTACCTGCACGTATCTTCATTGAAAGACGGCATCGATGGCTGGGTCAACGCCGGGCTCCCGATCCTTGCAGCGGAAATCCCGGCATGATGGTCGTCGGCGAACGCCAGATCGAATTCAGCATGCCAAACGGCTTCTGACATGATACGATATAACATATCTTAACTGTTTTGAGGAATGCCATGCGCCAGACGCACCTGCGGCACCGGGGCACCGGCGTTCCAGCCTGCCGCCCATGACCCTGACTCCATCCCCGACTGCCGTGCCGGAAGGCACCGTCTTCATCACCGGCGGCGCTGGCCGCATCGGCACCGACCTGCGCGCGCGCCTTGCCGCCCTGGGTTACCAGGTGCGCTTTGCCGATATCCGGCCACCCGCCGACGGCAACCTCGACGGCTTTTACCAGCTCGACCTGGCCGACCAGGACGGCATGGCGGCCGCGATGGCCGGCTGTCGTGCCCTCGTGCACCTGGGCGGCCATCCGCGCGAAGCCGACTGGGAAACCATCGAGGCGCTCAATTTCACCGGCGCCTACAATGCGCTGATGGCTGCGCGCCGGGCCGGCATTTCCACCGTCATCTATGCCAGCTCGAACCACTATGGCGGCCTGCATCCCGCGGACACGGTTTTGGCGGCCGACCTGGCGCCTCACCCGACCGGCCTGTATGGCGCCTCGAAGGTGTTTGGCGAAAGCCTGCTGCGCGCCGAATGCGCCGCCTTTCCCGTCATCGGCTTTGCCTGGCGCATCTGCGCGTACAAGCCCGAGCCGGTCAACGCACGCGACTTGCGCATGTGGTGCAGCCCGGACGATGCCGCCCGCCTGGTCGACCGCTGCCTGCGCTGGACCGGGCCGGGCTTCCAGGTGATCTGGGGCGTGTCCGGCAACACGCGCACGATAAAGAACGACCCGGCCGCCGAACGCATCGGCTACCGCCCGCAAGATGATGCGGAACAGTGGATCGGGCGCCTGCGGGCGGCCGGCATCGATACCGCCCGGGTGTCGGAATGGTCCTGCCTGGGCGGCGAGAAGGCGGCCGACTGGCTGGCACAGCGCCGTCCCGGCGCCTGAACAATCGAAGAGGCCTCACTTGACCACGACCCTGACCCGACGCACCCTGCTGACCCTTGCCGCGGCCGGAGCCCTCCTCCCGGCTGTCGCCGTGGCACAGCAGGCCGCGCCGCCCCTGACCCATATCGGCGATGTGGCGCCGAGGCCCGCCCATGCCGGCACGCGCAACAACTGGCTGCTCGGCTGCGAGACGCTGGACCGCGATTTCGCCAGCTACGACGCCTACAAGGACTACCTGGTGCCGCTCGGTATCCGCCGCCTGCGCCTGCAGGCCGGCTGGGCCAAGACGGAAAAGAAACCGGGCGAATACGACTGGGCCTGGCTCGACCACATCGTCGACGATGCCACCTCGCGCGGCCTGGCGCCCTGGCTGCAACTCGCGTACGGCAACGCCATCTATCCCGGCGGCGGCGGCACCAACCTGGCCGCCGGCGTGCCCGATTCGCCGCAAGCGCTGGCCGCCTGGGACCGCTGGGTCACCGCGCTGGTGACCCGCTACCGCGACCGGGTAACGGACTGGGAAGTGTGGAACGAACCGAATTTCGGCGACAACACCTACAACACGCCCGAGTCGTTCGCGGCGCTGTCGGCGCGCAGCGCCGCCATCATCCGCCGCCTGCAGCCGAAAGCGAAGATCTCCGGCCTGGCGCTGGGCCATATCGACTACGACTACGCCGAGCGCTTCTTCCAGGCGCTGCACGCCAAACGCCAGCTGGCGCTGTTCGACAACATCACCTACCACGACTACGTCTACAACCCGGACCAGCACTACCCCAAGGTGGAAAAGCTGCGCGCCATCCTGCACAAGTACGCGCCGGGCATGCCGCTGCGCCAGGGCGAGAACGGCGCGCCGTCGGTGCCCTACAGCGGCGGCGCGCTGGGCGACTGGGCCTGGTCCGAGATCGCCCAGGCCAAGTGGGCCACGCGCCGCATGCTGGGCGACCTGGGGCACGACATCGAGTCGAGCGTGTTCACCATCATCGAGATCGCCTATACCAACGGGCCGATCAATACCCTCAACACCAAGGGCCTGATCAAGTCCGATGCGAGCAAGCGCGCGTTGCGGCCCAAGGCGGCCTACCGCGCGGTGCAGACAGTGGTGGCGATCTTCGACGACCAGCTGGCCCGCCTGCCCGACATCGGCCACGTCCACAACGACAAGCTGGTGCCGCAGGACCCGCGCAAGGTGCTGATGACGGCGTCGACCGACCGCACGGTCGCGGCCTATGGCTACCGCCACAAGGCCAGCGGCAAGGACGCGTACACCCTGTGGCTGGCCGACGTCATCCCCGGCAGCGACCTGGCCAGGAAAAGCTACCGGATCGGCCTGGCCAACGCCCGCTTCGAGCAGCCGGTGTACGTCGACGTCATCAGCGGCAAGGTCTACGACATCCCGGCCAGCGAATGGCACGTCAAGGACGGCCGCACGGTCTTCACCAACATCCCGCTGTTCGACGGTCCCGTGGTGATCGCCGACAAGTCGCTGGTGCCGCTGGCGGCCGCGTCGCCCGCCGGCTGAGCGCCATGGCGGGGGCTCGCATCAGGCGCGGCGCGCCTTGTCGAGTTCCTTGCCCAGCACCGCCATGGTCTCCGCGTGGCGCCTGCGGGTGAGGTCGCGTGCACGGCCCGCCCTGGCACGGGACTCGGCCGGTTGCTGCGCCATCTTCAGAACGGCGGCCGGGAATGCCGCCACCTCTTCCTCGACGTCGAAATTGAACAGCCATTCCGACAGGCCGATGTCGTCCCACATGCGCCCCTTGCTGCTCTGCTCCACCCAGCGGTTAACGATGGCCGGCACACCCAGGCCGATGCACATGATCGGGCTGTGCATCTCGTTGCTGAACATGCCCTCGCAGCGCTTGTAGACGCCCATCGCCTCTTCCAGCGTCCATGGCCGGTCCAGCCAGACGACCTTGCGCCGGACGTCTTCCGGCAGGTGATCGTAGACCCAGGTCTTGCCGATCTCCGTCTCGGTCTCGTCCTCGTTGCCGATCAGGATCTTCAGGCCGGTCTGGCGCACCACGGCGACGATCGCCTCGCGCAGCGGCGCATGGTCGAAATCCTTCATTTCCTCGTTGCGCTGGTGCTGGCGTCCGTCGAAGGCGCGCTTCTTGCGCACGTGCAGCCAGGTCGGCGTATAGCGCTGCTTGGGCAGGCAGACCATGAACCTGCTGTCGGCCAGCCCCAGTTTCTCCAGCAGCCGCGCCGCCGCCGCGTCGTCGGCCACGTCGGTGGAAAACACCACGTCCGGGGACCAGCCCATGATCGGCGCCTTCACCCCGTCCAGCTCGGCCTTCCTGAGCGACACCGAATCGCGGAAGTAGGCAAAGGCGGCGCGCGTCAGCGTGTCTTTCTCGGCGTTGCCGAAGATCCAGTGGCCGTAGGTCACGCCATACACGCCGAACGGTTTGCCGGTGCGCTTGCTGAACGCTTCCAGGTCCATCCATGCCAGCGCGTACGGCCCGGAATTGTGCAGCATGAAGTCGGCCGATGCCACGGCCGCCTCCAGTTCCGGCGTCGAGCCGGCGCCATTGGCGTCCAGCTTGCCCTGGGCAATCTTCAGCTTTGGGAAGCGGTTCGTCAGCATGCGGATTTCGTGCGCCGGGACTTCGTCGTACCACGGCCATAGCGTCACCTCGACCTGCGGCAGGTGGCGCTCCAGCAGCGCCAGCGCGGCCGGCGTATGCGCCACGTCGCCGATGTTCTCGATCTGCCAGTGCGAGCGCAGGATGATGCGGCGCGGACCGGCGGCGGCCAGGGCGGCGAAAGGCAGCATCGCCGCGCCGGCGGCGGCGGACAGGACGCCGAGCGCGCGGCGGCGGGATGGCTGGTGCTGGGTCATGCTTGTCTCCAGGGTCGGGTTGTCGTGCGCGGATTCTGAAGAGCGCCGCTCCGCCTGGCAATTGCGAAAACCGTCGGCGCGTTCCGCAAAGAACGCGCCGGCCCGCCTATTCGATGCGCACGCCGTGCACGTGCCGGTTGAAGCGCACCGGGTTGAAGCCGTGCGCGCCCAGGCGCGTCCCACCGGCGCGGATATTGCGCAGCGTGAGGCCGTGGATCGGCGACTGCTCGGTGCCGACGATATGCCCTTCGTCGGCGAACCACTGGTCCAGCACGATGTCCTCGAAGGTCAGGTCATCGATGCGCCCCGGCGCGTGGCTGGTATCGAAGCCGAACAGGCCGGCCATGTTGTACGGCACGTTGTTGCTGTTGCCGCTGCGCCGGCGTTCCTCGACGACCAGGTCGCGGATGGTGATGCCGCGCGCATTCTTGCGCACCCGGCGCGACGGCGTCGAGAACGATTCCAGCACGAACAGCACATGCGCGCCCTCCTTGCCGATCATGTCCACATGCTCGATCACCAGGTCTTCGACGGGATGCGTGTCGCGGTAGATGTTCTGCACCAGCAGGATGCGGCCCCAGGTGCCGCCCCACACCACGGCGTTGGACACGCGCGTGCCGCGCCCGCCCTTGGTGACGAAGAAATCGTCGTTGTTGAAGATGAAGACATCGTCGACCACGTTGTGGTCCCCGGTGACCCAGATGCCATCGGTGCAGCCGTTCCAGCTGACGGTCTTGAAGTTGCGGTACTGGTTGTGATGGGTCGCGTTGCCGCCGCCGTCCTCCAGCGCCACCTGCCAGGTGGTGCTCTGCACCAGCGTGATGCCTTCCAGCGTGAAGTGGTGCGATCCCTTGCCGCCGATCGCGGGGCGGGTGTACTGCCAGCGCGGATCGACCTTCTCGAACGGCCATTCGCCCCCCGACAGCAGGCCGCGCCCGCGGATGGTGATGTGCTCGCTGCCCTCGGCCAGGTCAAAGCGCCCTTCGACGATGGCGCCGGCGGCGATGTACACGCGCTCGTGCGACTTCAGGTGCAGCGTGCCGTCGCCGGGCAGGCGGTGCACGCCCGGGCCGAAATAATGGGTGGCGGCGGTGTCGGGCACGTCGGGCGCATCGGCGAACAGGAACAGCGGGTCGAGGCGGTCGTTGATCTCGACCGACAGCTTCTGGGCGCGCTGCAGGGTGATGTCGACCGTGCGACCGTCCGCGGCGATGACCGCAGGGATCGCGCGGCGCAGCGGGCGGACGGTCACGGTGCGTGCGCGCGCCGCCGGATCGAGCAGCTTGATGCGCACGTCGACCGCCATGCCCTCGAACGAGAACGGCGAGAACGACGCGGTGCGCAGGTCGGCCTTGCCGGTATCGAGGCGGCCCGGGATCACGCGGGACAGGCCGACCTGCCCGGCCGGTTGCAGCACGTCGCGCCGCCGCGCCGGGTCGGGATGAAAGAAGTCGTACAGCACCCAGTCGTTGCGCGTCTCGAACACCGTGGCCCGGCGCCACGCGTCTTCGCCCGCGCCGTGCGGGCGCACCAGCACCTGGTAACGGGCGGAATGGTGCAGGCGTTCGACGCTGGAAAGGTCGGCCGGGTAGGACGGCACGTGCAGGGCCGCGGCGCCCGCGGGCACCGCCGCCAGCATCGCCAGCGCCCACAGCCAGCGGCCGATGATGTGCCGGGCCAGGAATTGCCAAGTCAGGAAGTGCAGGGTCATGCTTTGCTCCGCTCGAAGGATGGTTCCCGGCGCATTGTGGGGAGCTTGCCGCGGCCCTGCAATTGCGATATTTGCGGCTTTTCATGCTTTACCGCACGCGCGGGCCCGTGCGGTGTCCAGGCCAGCCAGCCTCAGTCGGTCAATTCGAACTGCCCTTTCAGGCGGATGTCGTCCGACGCACTGCCGATCATCAGGTCGAAGCGGCCCGGCTCGGCGCCCCATTTCAGGTCGGCGTTGTGGAAGGACAGCAGTTCGCGGTCGATCTCGAAGCTGACGGACTGGCGCTGGCCGGGCTCGAGGCGCAGCTTGCGGAAGCCCTTGAGCTCCTTCACTGGCCGCGCGATCGACGCCACCGGATCGCGCAGGTACAGCTGCACCACTTCCTCGCCGGCGCGCTTGCCGCTGTTTTGCAGGTCGAACGACACGGTCAGCTTGCCGTTGCCGGCCAGGCTGCTGGTGGACAGGCGCAGGTTGTCGTACTTGAAGGTGGTGTACGACAGACCATGGCCGAAGGCGTACAGCGGGGTATTCGGCGAATCCATGTAGGCCGAGCCATACAGCGCCTCGACCTCCGGCACCGGGCGGCCCGTGTTCAGGTACGAGTAGTAGATCGGCACCTGGCCCAGGCTGCGCGGGATGGTGATCGGCAGCTTGCCCGACGGGTTGTAGTCGCCGAACAGCACGTCGGCCATGGCATTGCCGCCTTCACTGCCCGGCAGCCATGCATACAGGATGGCATCGGCTTTTTCGGCCACGTCGGCGAACGCCAGCGGGCGGCCCGCCAGCACCACCAGCACCACCGGCTTGCCGGCCGCCTTCGCGGCGGCGCGCACCTGGTGGAACAACTGGTCCTGCTTGCCCAGCAGGGTGATCGACGTGTAGGAACGCGCTTCGCCGGTATGGTCGAACGATTCGCCCAGCGCCATCACGACGACATCCGCCTCGCGTGCCGCCTTCACCGCGGCGGCGAAGCCCTTGCTGTCCTTGCAGGCGATGTCGCAACCGGCAGTCACCGTCAGCCGGCTTCCCGCGGCCAATCCCTTGCGCAATCCGTCGGCCAGCGAGGGCACGCTCTTCGGATCGCTGTGCACGATCCACGCGCCTTCCAGGTCGCGGCGGGCCTCGGCCAGCGGGCCGATCAGGGCAATCCGGCGCGTGTCCTTCTTCAGGGGAAGCACGGCGCCTTCGTTCTTCAGCAGCACCATGCTCTTCCTGGCGAC is part of the Pseudoduganella lutea genome and encodes:
- a CDS encoding nuclear transport factor 2 family protein, with amino-acid sequence MKPIINIAGTARQTFIAAVVSVGAVMLLGASSASAREPAKAAASRAPIDVVKEFLENTAPDKVDAAAKRLVAPDATYISLTFDNPELKKIEPWAGKSTGPAGFSTTFSRVAKYWKIEDFKITDMFGSGENVAVFGTFTYRSVAVGTLFSSPFSIHSKVRNGKIVYFQFMEDTYASAASFRQSGSWTVKTDPGAPAFEVGKGK
- a CDS encoding alpha/beta fold hydrolase: MNTHRTIDTVATRDGTIIHFTDWGHGQPVVFGHGWPQTQKDRRNAGMLAFPRT
- a CDS encoding VTT domain-containing protein, with protein sequence MPESMSSLFNQYGTLLVFVNVLLVHLGLPIPAVPGLIIAGGLVAAGQLDPVLVLAAAVMASTLADYGWYLAGRRLGYTVLRVLCRFSLSPDLCVRQAEIKYERWGGGLLLFAKFVPGAALLAPPLAGILHMPCHRFLVYAGMGGLLWAGTFIAIGYALDVQAGTVIAVLERVGIYTALATATMLASYVLVRLLHRQRRLRVVEAMRISARQAQHLLSAPAGAVLVDVRSAAARNLDGRQLPGAMVFDVDELEKIVRSIPREAHVVIFCACPDEVSSAHVTSRLRRLGYLHVSSLKDGIDGWVNAGLPILAAEIPA
- a CDS encoding NAD-dependent epimerase/dehydratase family protein → MTLTPSPTAVPEGTVFITGGAGRIGTDLRARLAALGYQVRFADIRPPADGNLDGFYQLDLADQDGMAAAMAGCRALVHLGGHPREADWETIEALNFTGAYNALMAARRAGISTVIYASSNHYGGLHPADTVLAADLAPHPTGLYGASKVFGESLLRAECAAFPVIGFAWRICAYKPEPVNARDLRMWCSPDDAARLVDRCLRWTGPGFQVIWGVSGNTRTIKNDPAAERIGYRPQDDAEQWIGRLRAAGIDTARVSEWSCLGGEKAADWLAQRRPGA
- a CDS encoding GH39 family glycosyl hydrolase — protein: MTTTLTRRTLLTLAAAGALLPAVAVAQQAAPPLTHIGDVAPRPAHAGTRNNWLLGCETLDRDFASYDAYKDYLVPLGIRRLRLQAGWAKTEKKPGEYDWAWLDHIVDDATSRGLAPWLQLAYGNAIYPGGGGTNLAAGVPDSPQALAAWDRWVTALVTRYRDRVTDWEVWNEPNFGDNTYNTPESFAALSARSAAIIRRLQPKAKISGLALGHIDYDYAERFFQALHAKRQLALFDNITYHDYVYNPDQHYPKVEKLRAILHKYAPGMPLRQGENGAPSVPYSGGALGDWAWSEIAQAKWATRRMLGDLGHDIESSVFTIIEIAYTNGPINTLNTKGLIKSDASKRALRPKAAYRAVQTVVAIFDDQLARLPDIGHVHNDKLVPQDPRKVLMTASTDRTVAAYGYRHKASGKDAYTLWLADVIPGSDLARKSYRIGLANARFEQPVYVDVISGKVYDIPASEWHVKDGRTVFTNIPLFDGPVVIADKSLVPLAAASPAG
- a CDS encoding polysaccharide pyruvyl transferase family protein; translation: MTQHQPSRRRALGVLSAAAGAAMLPFAALAAAGPRRIILRSHWQIENIGDVAHTPAALALLERHLPQVEVTLWPWYDEVPAHEIRMLTNRFPKLKIAQGKLDANGAGSTPELEAAVASADFMLHNSGPYALAWMDLEAFSKRTGKPFGVYGVTYGHWIFGNAEKDTLTRAAFAYFRDSVSLRKAELDGVKAPIMGWSPDVVFSTDVADDAAAARLLEKLGLADSRFMVCLPKQRYTPTWLHVRKKRAFDGRQHQRNEEMKDFDHAPLREAIVAVVRQTGLKILIGNEDETETEIGKTWVYDHLPEDVRRKVVWLDRPWTLEEAMGVYKRCEGMFSNEMHSPIMCIGLGVPAIVNRWVEQSSKGRMWDDIGLSEWLFNFDVEEEVAAFPAAVLKMAQQPAESRARAGRARDLTRRRHAETMAVLGKELDKARRA